A single Streptomyces mirabilis DNA region contains:
- the fbaA gene encoding class II fructose-bisphosphate aldolase, producing MPIATPEVYNEMLDRAKAGKFAYPAINVTSSQTLHAALRGFAEAESDGIIQMSTGGAEFLGGQHKKDMVTGAVALAEFAHIVAAKYDITVALHTDHCPKDKLDTYVRPLLDISAERVAKGENPLFQSHMWDGSAETLADNLAIAQELLAKAAAAKIILEVEITPTGGEEDGVSHEINDSLYTTVDDALRTAEALGLGEKGRYLLAASFGNVHGVYKPGNVVLRPDLLKELNDGVAAKYGKPSPFDFVFHGGSGSTAEEIATALENGVVKMNLDTDTQYAFTRPVADHMFKNYDGVLKVDGEVGSKKTYDPRTWGKLAEAGMAGRVTEACEMLRSAGNKLK from the coding sequence ATGCCCATCGCAACCCCCGAGGTCTACAACGAGATGCTCGACCGGGCGAAGGCAGGCAAGTTCGCCTACCCGGCCATCAACGTGACCTCCTCCCAGACCCTGCACGCTGCACTGCGCGGCTTCGCGGAGGCGGAGAGCGACGGCATCATCCAGATGTCCACCGGTGGTGCGGAGTTCCTCGGCGGCCAGCACAAGAAGGACATGGTGACCGGCGCCGTCGCGCTCGCCGAGTTCGCGCACATCGTCGCCGCCAAGTACGACATCACCGTCGCGCTGCACACGGACCACTGCCCCAAGGACAAGCTGGACACGTACGTACGTCCGCTGCTCGACATCTCCGCCGAGCGCGTCGCCAAGGGCGAGAACCCGCTGTTCCAGTCGCACATGTGGGACGGCTCCGCCGAGACCCTCGCCGACAACCTGGCCATCGCCCAGGAGCTGCTCGCCAAGGCCGCCGCCGCGAAGATCATCCTCGAGGTCGAGATCACCCCGACCGGCGGTGAGGAGGACGGCGTCAGCCACGAGATCAACGACTCCCTCTACACCACCGTCGACGACGCGCTGCGCACCGCCGAGGCCCTCGGCCTGGGCGAGAAGGGCCGCTACCTGCTGGCCGCGTCCTTCGGCAACGTGCACGGCGTCTACAAGCCGGGCAACGTCGTCCTGCGCCCCGACCTTCTGAAGGAGCTGAACGACGGCGTCGCCGCCAAGTACGGCAAGCCGTCCCCGTTCGACTTCGTCTTCCACGGCGGCTCCGGCTCCACGGCCGAGGAGATCGCCACCGCGCTGGAGAACGGCGTCGTGAAGATGAACCTCGACACCGACACCCAGTACGCCTTCACGCGTCCGGTCGCGGACCACATGTTCAAGAACTACGACGGTGTCCTGAAGGTCGACGGCGAGGTCGGCTCCAAGAAGACCTACGACCCGCGCACCTGGGGCAAGCTCGCCGAGGCGGGCATGGCGGGCCGTGTCACCGAGGCGTGCGAGATGCTGCGCTCCGCGGGCAACAAGCTCAAGTAG
- a CDS encoding aldose 1-epimerase: MSNEDITLTAGDAEVTVTPGNGGRIGSLRIGDAELLRQGQKFGCFPMVPWCGRIRDGRFLDGATVQQMPLNAPPHAIHGTARDGAWRTARTSKSEAVITYDLVAPWPHPGRVTQLFTLTEDAFTVTMSVETYEDSFPAQVGWHPWFNRSLGQEDVQVDFTPAWQEERGEDHLPTGHRIEPKPSPWDDCFGMPDGVDVTLTWPGQLELKVASREEWVVVYDEQEAAVCVEPQTGPPNGLNIHPRLVTPIDPLEATMTWSWRRL; the protein is encoded by the coding sequence GTGAGTAACGAAGACATCACGCTGACCGCGGGCGACGCGGAAGTGACCGTCACACCGGGCAACGGCGGACGGATCGGCAGTCTACGAATCGGCGACGCCGAACTACTGCGACAGGGACAGAAGTTCGGCTGCTTCCCGATGGTCCCGTGGTGCGGGAGAATTCGCGACGGCCGGTTCCTGGACGGCGCCACGGTCCAGCAGATGCCGCTCAACGCCCCACCGCATGCCATCCACGGCACCGCCCGGGACGGCGCCTGGCGCACCGCCCGCACCAGCAAGTCCGAGGCCGTGATCACGTACGACCTCGTGGCCCCCTGGCCCCACCCCGGCCGCGTCACCCAGCTCTTCACCCTGACCGAGGACGCCTTCACGGTCACGATGTCCGTGGAGACGTACGAGGACTCGTTCCCCGCCCAGGTCGGCTGGCACCCGTGGTTCAACAGGAGCCTGGGCCAAGAAGACGTCCAGGTCGACTTCACCCCGGCCTGGCAGGAGGAACGCGGCGAGGACCACCTGCCCACCGGCCACCGCATCGAGCCGAAGCCCAGCCCCTGGGACGACTGCTTCGGCATGCCCGACGGCGTCGACGTCACGCTCACCTGGCCGGGACAGCTGGAGCTGAAGGTGGCCAGCAGGGAGGAGTGGGTGGTGGTGTACGACGAGCAGGAGGCCGCCGTGTGCGTCGAACCGCAGACCGGCCCGCCCAACGGGCTGAACATCCACCCGCGCCTGGTCACCCCCATCGACCCCCTGGAGGCGACCATGACCTGGAGCTGGCGGCGCCTCTAA
- a CDS encoding TetR/AcrR family transcriptional regulator: MLRAAGDVLAEEGFAHLDLADVARRAEVGKTTVYRRWGSVTGLVADLLSDMAEQSSPRTETGSVRGDLRANAALVRRTLADPRQGALFRAVIAAATCDVRTAEALRRFYDVRVSEWVPCVEEGVARGELPVGTDAAVVVRAVSAPLYYSLLTVGVVPDEGAAVRAAEGAFAAAVAGVYVVGE; encoded by the coding sequence GTGTTGCGTGCCGCGGGGGATGTACTCGCCGAGGAGGGGTTCGCGCATCTCGATCTCGCCGATGTGGCACGGCGGGCGGAGGTCGGGAAGACGACGGTGTACCGGCGGTGGGGGTCGGTGACGGGGCTCGTGGCCGATCTGCTGAGTGACATGGCGGAGCAGTCGTCGCCGCGTACGGAGACCGGGTCCGTACGTGGTGATCTGCGGGCCAACGCCGCGTTGGTGCGGCGGACGTTGGCCGATCCTCGGCAGGGGGCGCTGTTTCGGGCCGTGATCGCCGCGGCGACGTGCGATGTGCGTACGGCGGAGGCATTGCGGCGGTTCTATGACGTGCGGGTGAGTGAGTGGGTGCCGTGTGTCGAGGAGGGGGTGGCTCGGGGGGAGCTGCCTGTGGGGACCGATGCGGCGGTGGTCGTACGGGCGGTGTCGGCGCCGCTCTATTACTCGTTGCTGACTGTTGGAGTGGTGCCGGACGAGGGGGCTGCCGTGCGGGCGGCGGAAGGGGCGTTTGCTGCGGCGGTGGCGGGGGTGTACGTCGTCGGGGAGTGA
- a CDS encoding acyltransferase family protein, with the protein MGDGARRIDAATPAERDRAVDALRAFAILGVVLGHWLVTALVADGGALHTASPLQHMPWLAPISWVFQTLAVFFLVGGHVATKSYTSARARGTTYGQWLRARLTRLFKPVAAVLTLWTVATVGLLASGTGVGTVHTLVKLALSPLWFLLVFAGLTAATPLLTRLNPLWPLAVVLHVDLMRFGLGGPSWLGWVNVAAGWMVPYTLGAAWTRGELDRRRAGWVLLLCGAAATAALVMWAGYPASMVGVPGAAVSNLNPPTLAAVTFGMAQCGLALLLRESLRRWMRRPLAWAAVALVNLSAMTIFLWHQTSMMAVTAVGLSAGRLPGLHMVPDGLGWVAARLAWLPVFAFALGVCWVAFRSYEQGPRRRPGRPSRVVRVHRRGGPAGSRTARRA; encoded by the coding sequence ATAGGAGACGGCGCCCGCCGTATCGACGCCGCCACCCCCGCGGAGCGGGACCGCGCGGTCGACGCCCTGCGCGCCTTCGCGATCCTCGGCGTGGTCCTGGGCCACTGGCTGGTGACGGCCCTGGTCGCGGACGGCGGCGCGCTGCACACGGCGAGCCCGTTGCAGCACATGCCGTGGCTGGCCCCCATCTCCTGGGTCTTCCAGACACTCGCGGTGTTCTTCCTGGTGGGCGGCCATGTGGCGACGAAGAGCTATACGTCGGCGCGGGCGCGTGGCACGACGTACGGACAGTGGCTGCGCGCCCGTCTCACACGGCTCTTCAAACCCGTGGCCGCGGTCCTGACGCTCTGGACGGTGGCCACCGTCGGCCTGCTCGCGTCGGGCACCGGAGTCGGTACGGTCCACACCCTCGTCAAACTCGCCCTGTCCCCGCTGTGGTTCCTCCTGGTCTTCGCGGGACTGACGGCCGCGACGCCCCTGCTCACCCGGCTCAACCCGCTGTGGCCGCTGGCCGTCGTTCTCCACGTGGACCTGATGCGTTTCGGACTCGGCGGCCCGTCCTGGCTCGGCTGGGTGAACGTGGCGGCGGGCTGGATGGTCCCGTACACGCTGGGCGCGGCCTGGACGCGCGGCGAGTTGGACCGGCGGCGTGCGGGCTGGGTGCTGCTCCTGTGCGGCGCGGCGGCGACCGCGGCGCTGGTGATGTGGGCCGGCTACCCGGCGTCGATGGTCGGCGTCCCGGGCGCGGCGGTCTCGAACCTGAACCCGCCGACGCTGGCCGCGGTCACCTTCGGCATGGCCCAGTGCGGCCTCGCTCTTCTGCTGCGCGAGTCGTTGCGCCGGTGGATGCGGCGGCCCCTGGCGTGGGCTGCGGTGGCCCTGGTCAATCTGTCGGCGATGACGATATTCCTCTGGCACCAGACGTCCATGATGGCGGTCACCGCCGTGGGCCTGTCGGCGGGAAGGCTGCCCGGTCTGCACATGGTTCCCGACGGTTTGGGCTGGGTGGCTGCCCGCCTCGCCTGGCTTCCGGTCTTCGCCTTCGCGCTCGGCGTCTGCTGGGTCGCCTTTCGCTCCTACGAACAAGGTCCGCGCCGCCGTCCCGGCCGTCCCTCCAGGGTCGTTCGCGTCCACCGTCGTGGTGGTCCGGCGGGGTCACGAACGGCCCGCCGTGCCTAG
- a CDS encoding DUF3151 domain-containing protein, giving the protein MTIHENLLGGPPPTHLPDDPEPRELLANGTAPADVAAKYPTSSLAWAQLADDAFERGSVVESYAYARTGYHRGLDSLRRGGWKGHGPVPWEHEPNRGFLRALHALARAAQAIGEQEEYERCSQFLKDSSPTAAQTLG; this is encoded by the coding sequence ATGACGATTCACGAGAACCTCCTCGGGGGCCCGCCCCCGACTCACCTCCCCGACGACCCGGAGCCGCGCGAGCTCCTCGCGAACGGCACGGCGCCCGCGGATGTCGCCGCCAAGTACCCCACCTCCTCGCTCGCCTGGGCCCAGCTGGCCGACGACGCGTTCGAGCGAGGCAGTGTCGTCGAGTCGTACGCCTACGCCCGTACGGGCTACCACCGCGGCCTGGACTCCCTGCGCCGGGGCGGCTGGAAGGGCCACGGACCGGTGCCCTGGGAGCACGAGCCGAACCGCGGCTTTCTGCGCGCCCTGCACGCCCTCGCCCGCGCCGCGCAGGCGATCGGCGAGCAGGAGGAGTACGAGCGCTGCAGCCAGTTCCTGAAGGACTCCTCGCCGACGGCGGCGCAGACGCTGGGCTGA
- the kynU gene encoding kynureninase, giving the protein MSERSERSERSEPGVSERSDLYVRAVELDASDELAKLRAQFVLDDVVYLDGNSLGALPASVPGRIDDVVRRQWGELRIRSWEESGWWTAPERIGDRIAPLVGAAPGQIVVGDSTSVNVFKALVGAVRLAALSSDGRDEIIVDATTFPTDGYIAASAARLTGCELRPLDPSEVPSALGPRTAAVLLNHVDYRTGRLHDLPALTSAIHDAGALAVWDLCHSAGALPVDLDRHGVDLAVGCTYKYLNGGPGSPAYLYVRADLQPRFDSPLPGWNSHADPFGMSPAYEPAPGALRGRVGTPDILSMLALEAALEVWESVSIDSVRTKSLALTDFFLECVEAYVPRGRVESLTPSTHAERGSQVALRCADAGEVMKRLIERGVVGDFRHPDVLRFGFTPLYVGFGDVERAARVLGETVSEGA; this is encoded by the coding sequence ATGTCTGAGCGGTCTGAACGGTCCGAGCGGTCTGAACCGGGTGTCTCCGAGCGGTCCGACCTGTACGTCAGGGCCGTCGAACTGGACGCCTCCGACGAACTCGCCAAACTGCGTGCGCAGTTCGTCCTGGACGACGTGGTGTACCTCGACGGGAACTCACTCGGCGCGCTCCCGGCGTCGGTCCCCGGCCGGATCGACGACGTCGTACGCCGCCAGTGGGGCGAACTGCGCATCCGCTCCTGGGAGGAGAGCGGCTGGTGGACGGCGCCGGAACGGATCGGCGACCGGATCGCGCCGCTGGTCGGGGCGGCCCCCGGCCAGATCGTGGTGGGCGACTCCACGAGCGTGAACGTCTTCAAGGCCCTGGTGGGAGCGGTCCGTCTGGCCGCCTTGTCCTCCGACGGGCGTGACGAGATCATCGTCGACGCGACGACGTTCCCGACGGACGGCTACATCGCGGCGTCCGCGGCCCGCCTGACAGGCTGCGAACTGCGTCCCTTGGACCCGTCGGAGGTCCCCTCCGCACTCGGCCCCCGCACAGCGGCGGTGTTGCTGAACCACGTCGACTACCGCACCGGCCGTCTGCACGACCTCCCGGCCCTCACGTCCGCGATCCACGACGCGGGTGCCCTGGCGGTCTGGGACCTGTGCCACAGCGCCGGGGCCCTGCCGGTGGACCTCGACCGCCACGGGGTCGACCTCGCGGTCGGCTGCACGTACAAGTACCTGAACGGAGGCCCGGGCTCCCCGGCGTACCTCTACGTCCGCGCCGACCTCCAGCCCCGCTTCGACTCCCCACTCCCCGGCTGGAACTCCCACGCCGACCCGTTCGGCATGAGCCCCGCCTACGAACCGGCCCCGGGCGCCCTGCGGGGCCGCGTCGGCACCCCGGACATCCTCTCCATGCTGGCCCTGGAGGCCGCGCTGGAGGTGTGGGAGAGCGTCTCGATCGACTCCGTCCGCACCAAGTCCCTCGCCCTGACCGACTTCTTCCTGGAATGCGTCGAGGCGTACGTCCCCCGGGGCCGCGTCGAGTCCCTGACCCCCTCCACCCACGCCGAACGCGGCAGCCAGGTCGCCCTGCGCTGCGCGGACGCGGGCGAGGTGATGAAGCGCCTGATCGAACGGGGCGTCGTAGGCGACTTCCGCCACCCCGACGTCCTCCGCTTCGGCTTCACCCCCCTGTACGTGGGCTTCGGGGACGTGGAACGGGCGGCGCGGGTACTGGGGGAGACGGTGAGCGAGGGGGCGTAG
- a CDS encoding alpha/beta hydrolase — translation MPDDAAARDAAEEASAFSHPPVDPDVTATYGDHPDQVIDFYTPREPDPEVPAPLVIVLHGGAWRAPYDRRHITPFADYLARRGFAVANVEYRRGAAIPAQGGGGPVAGRWPDTFDDIAAALDALPALAREHLPRADLRRTVITGHSAGGHLALWAAARHVLPVDAPWRTDRPAPLRGVVALAPIADFAVAEKLNVCSGASRQLLGGEARFAERQPYADPAFLLPTGIATTLVQGRTDVVVPEAVAESYAEAAARAGEVVGLTLLEDVGHFPLIDPAADACAVVAEEIAQLAW, via the coding sequence ATGCCGGACGACGCCGCAGCACGGGACGCCGCCGAGGAGGCCTCGGCCTTCTCCCACCCGCCGGTCGACCCCGACGTCACCGCCACGTACGGCGACCATCCCGACCAGGTGATCGACTTCTACACCCCGCGCGAACCCGACCCCGAGGTTCCCGCCCCGCTGGTGATCGTCCTGCACGGCGGCGCCTGGCGCGCCCCGTACGACCGTCGCCACATCACCCCGTTCGCGGACTACCTGGCCCGCCGGGGCTTCGCCGTGGCCAACGTGGAGTACCGCCGGGGCGCCGCGATCCCCGCGCAGGGCGGTGGGGGCCCGGTCGCGGGCCGCTGGCCGGACACCTTCGACGACATCGCGGCCGCACTCGACGCGCTGCCGGCGCTCGCCCGCGAGCATCTGCCGCGGGCGGACCTCCGCCGCACGGTGATCACCGGCCACTCGGCCGGCGGCCACCTCGCCCTGTGGGCCGCCGCCCGTCACGTCCTGCCCGTCGACGCTCCTTGGCGCACCGACCGCCCCGCTCCGCTGCGCGGTGTCGTGGCCCTCGCCCCGATCGCGGACTTCGCGGTCGCCGAGAAACTGAACGTCTGCTCCGGAGCCTCCCGCCAACTCCTCGGCGGCGAGGCCAGGTTCGCGGAGCGGCAGCCGTACGCCGACCCGGCGTTCCTGCTTCCCACCGGCATCGCCACGACCCTCGTGCAGGGCCGCACCGACGTCGTCGTCCCGGAGGCGGTCGCCGAGTCGTACGCGGAGGCGGCGGCGAGGGCGGGCGAGGTGGTGGGTCTGACGCTCCTGGAGGACGTGGGCCACTTCCCGCTGATCGACCCGGCGGCGGACGCGTGCGCGGTGGTGGCCGAGGAGATCGCCCAACTGGCTTGGTAG
- a CDS encoding tryptophan 2,3-dioxygenase family protein, which translates to MSSQQAQPVEAQEPETPHLDFQGTTPYEDYVQADVLTHLQHTLSDDPGEMVFLVTTQVMELWFTVIVHEWETAANALREDRVPVAVAALKRSVRELEALNASWRPLAQLTPAQFNSYRSALGEGSGFQSAMYRRMEFLLGEKSASMLVPHRGAPRVHAELEKALHEPSLYDEVLRLLARSGHAVPKSVLDRDVSQRYESSPEVEAVWTALYAGDEHDELARLGEALTDVAELVWRWRNDHLVATRRAMGAKTGTGGSAGVAWLEKRAQKNVFPELWTARSHV; encoded by the coding sequence ATGTCGTCCCAGCAGGCTCAGCCCGTCGAGGCTCAGGAGCCCGAGACCCCGCATCTCGACTTCCAAGGAACGACCCCGTACGAGGACTATGTCCAGGCGGACGTTCTGACCCACCTCCAGCACACCCTCTCCGACGACCCCGGAGAGATGGTCTTCCTGGTCACCACCCAGGTCATGGAGCTGTGGTTCACGGTCATCGTCCACGAGTGGGAGACCGCGGCGAACGCGCTCCGCGAGGACCGGGTGCCCGTCGCGGTGGCCGCCCTGAAGCGGTCCGTACGGGAGCTGGAGGCGCTGAACGCCTCCTGGCGGCCCCTCGCCCAGCTCACCCCCGCCCAGTTCAACTCCTACCGCTCGGCCCTCGGCGAGGGCTCCGGCTTCCAGTCCGCGATGTACCGCCGGATGGAGTTCCTGCTCGGCGAGAAGTCCGCGTCCATGCTGGTCCCGCACCGGGGCGCGCCGCGTGTGCACGCCGAGCTGGAGAAGGCACTGCACGAACCGAGCCTCTACGACGAGGTCCTGAGGCTGCTCGCGCGAAGCGGCCACGCGGTCCCGAAGTCCGTACTGGACCGGGACGTGTCCCAGCGCTACGAGTCCTCACCGGAGGTGGAGGCGGTGTGGACGGCCCTGTACGCGGGCGACGAGCATGACGAACTCGCCCGCCTCGGTGAGGCGTTGACGGACGTCGCCGAACTGGTGTGGCGATGGCGCAACGACCATCTCGTCGCGACGCGCCGCGCGATGGGCGCGAAGACGGGCACGGGCGGCTCCGCCGGGGTGGCCTGGCTGGAGAAGCGGGCGCAGAAGAACGTGTTCCCCGAGCTGTGGACGGCGAGGTCTCATGTCTGA
- a CDS encoding MFS transporter yields the protein MAAPLQKTSGEGAGPGPHVRISSPTGKWILLTTVLGSSMAMLDSTVVNVALPTIGRDLGTGLAALQWTVNAYMLTLAGLILLGGSLGDRFGRRKIFVLGVVWFASASLLCGLAPTGGVLIAARALQGIGGALLTPGSLAIIQASFHPDDRARAVGLWSGFGGVGAAVGPFLGGWLVDGPGWRWVFLLNVPVALICAPIAVRHVPESSDGRAHGRGFDVLGAVLGALALALVTYALIEATSGSVLVWVSAVGGVAAGVAFVYVERRRPDPMMPPDIFSSRQFTAVNLVTLCVYAAFGGFFFLTALQLQVVAGYSALGAGTALLPTTVLMLLFSARSGELAQRIGPRIPLTVGPLLCATGMLLMLRVGPHASYLGDVLPALVVMGAGMVTLVAPLTATVLASVDAGRAGLASGINNAAARAAGLIAVAALPLLAGMGPEAYRSADAFNAAFRRAMPLCAGVLVVGAVLAFTTVRRPAPDCRRPQCRTHGCVTAPPLEPSRPRPPQPQ from the coding sequence ATGGCTGCGCCTCTGCAGAAGACATCGGGTGAGGGAGCGGGACCGGGTCCCCATGTGCGGATCTCCAGCCCCACCGGCAAGTGGATCCTGCTGACCACCGTCCTCGGCTCCAGCATGGCCATGCTGGACTCGACGGTCGTCAACGTCGCGCTGCCCACGATCGGCCGTGACCTGGGCACGGGCCTCGCGGCACTCCAGTGGACCGTGAACGCGTACATGCTGACCCTCGCGGGCCTGATCCTGCTCGGCGGGTCACTCGGCGACCGCTTCGGACGGCGCAAGATCTTCGTCCTCGGCGTGGTGTGGTTCGCCTCCGCCTCGCTGCTGTGCGGTCTGGCGCCGACCGGGGGCGTACTGATCGCGGCCCGCGCCCTGCAGGGAATCGGCGGCGCACTGCTCACCCCCGGTTCGCTCGCGATCATCCAGGCGTCCTTCCACCCGGACGACCGGGCCAGGGCCGTCGGCCTGTGGTCGGGCTTCGGCGGCGTCGGCGCGGCGGTCGGCCCGTTCCTGGGCGGCTGGCTGGTGGACGGTCCCGGCTGGCGCTGGGTCTTCCTGCTCAACGTTCCGGTGGCGCTGATCTGCGCCCCCATCGCCGTGCGCCACGTCCCCGAGTCGTCCGACGGCCGTGCGCACGGCCGGGGCTTCGACGTCCTGGGCGCCGTCCTGGGCGCCCTGGCGCTCGCCCTGGTGACGTACGCCCTGATCGAGGCCACGAGCGGTTCCGTACTGGTCTGGGTGTCGGCGGTCGGGGGCGTGGCGGCCGGCGTGGCCTTCGTGTACGTCGAGCGGCGCCGCCCCGACCCGATGATGCCGCCGGACATCTTCTCGTCGCGGCAGTTCACGGCCGTCAACCTCGTCACGCTGTGCGTGTACGCGGCCTTCGGCGGCTTCTTCTTCCTGACCGCGCTCCAGCTCCAGGTCGTGGCGGGCTACTCGGCCCTGGGCGCCGGTACGGCACTGCTGCCCACGACCGTCCTGATGCTGCTCTTCTCCGCCCGCTCCGGCGAGCTCGCCCAGCGCATCGGCCCGCGCATCCCGCTCACCGTCGGCCCGCTGCTGTGCGCGACGGGCATGCTGCTCATGCTGCGGGTGGGCCCGCACGCCTCGTACCTCGGCGATGTGCTTCCCGCGCTGGTGGTGATGGGCGCGGGCATGGTGACCCTGGTCGCGCCCCTGACAGCGACCGTCCTCGCCTCCGTGGACGCCGGGCGGGCGGGCCTGGCCAGCGGGATCAACAACGCGGCGGCCCGGGCGGCCGGACTGATCGCGGTGGCCGCGCTGCCGCTGCTGGCCGGGATGGGCCCGGAGGCGTACCGCTCGGCGGACGCCTTCAACGCCGCCTTCCGGCGTGCGATGCCCCTGTGCGCCGGGGTGCTGGTCGTCGGGGCGGTGCTGGCCTTCACGACCGTACGCCGCCCGGCCCCCGACTGCCGACGTCCCCAGTGCCGCACGCACGGCTGTGTGACGGCCCCACCACTGGAGCCTTCGCGCCCGCGCCCGCCCCAGCCTCAGTGA
- a CDS encoding alpha/beta hydrolase yields MELRGKPTAAERATQATQTAPPREPSSPPPEPTESSEPVRPAPPARPAEPSASTPRFRFLRRLSRTLLAALVTAAVVVPVSAAARPRIPAPAPAALAPPTTATLDEAYTANRANAAEASRMATAHGDRTRAVADHAMAAPSRHFLSFDGRGQGLAVEVLGDLAHADRVAVLVPGSDTTLETYGRFRAGAAALQDRLNSLDRRHGSHGSHGSHGSHGSHGSTSRPHTAVIAWLGYETPGTFSTTVLTTGRAEDAAPQLKGFIRELRGVVGEKAHVSLLCHSYGTVVCGRAAHGLDADDIALIGSPGTGADSVAALRTSARIWAARGADDWIVNVPHVHAGLFGTTVGFGADPVSPAFGAHVFAAGTGGHSDYFKPGSVSLDNLARIVLGDTSEVTRA; encoded by the coding sequence ATGGAGCTCCGGGGGAAGCCGACCGCGGCGGAAAGGGCGACACAAGCCACCCAGACGGCACCGCCTCGTGAACCGTCCAGTCCACCACCCGAGCCGACGGAGTCATCCGAGCCGGTACGGCCGGCCCCGCCAGCTCGACCGGCGGAGCCCTCGGCCTCCACCCCCCGTTTCCGGTTCCTCCGGCGCCTGAGCCGCACCCTGCTCGCCGCGCTGGTCACGGCCGCCGTGGTCGTCCCCGTCTCCGCCGCGGCCCGCCCCCGGATCCCCGCCCCGGCCCCCGCCGCCCTCGCCCCGCCGACGACAGCGACGCTGGACGAGGCGTACACGGCGAACCGGGCGAACGCCGCGGAGGCGTCCCGCATGGCCACCGCCCACGGCGACCGCACCCGCGCTGTCGCGGACCACGCCATGGCAGCCCCCTCCCGCCACTTCCTCTCCTTCGACGGGCGCGGCCAGGGCCTGGCCGTCGAGGTCCTCGGCGACCTCGCCCACGCGGACCGCGTCGCGGTGCTGGTCCCGGGTTCCGACACGACCTTGGAGACCTACGGCCGCTTCCGAGCAGGAGCGGCAGCCCTCCAAGACCGCCTCAACAGCCTCGACCGTCGCCACGGATCCCACGGATCCCACGGATCCCACGGATCCCACGGATCCCACGGATCCACCTCACGTCCGCATACGGCGGTCATCGCCTGGCTCGGCTACGAGACACCGGGCACGTTCAGCACCACGGTCCTGACGACCGGCCGTGCCGAGGACGCGGCCCCGCAGCTGAAGGGGTTCATACGCGAACTGCGGGGCGTCGTCGGCGAGAAGGCGCACGTCTCCCTGCTGTGCCACTCGTACGGCACGGTCGTCTGCGGTCGCGCGGCGCACGGGCTGGACGCGGACGACATCGCCCTCATCGGCAGCCCGGGCACGGGCGCGGACTCCGTGGCGGCACTGCGCACCTCCGCTCGGATCTGGGCGGCCCGAGGCGCCGACGACTGGATCGTGAACGTGCCGCACGTCCACGCAGGCCTCTTCGGCACCACCGTCGGCTTCGGCGCCGACCCGGTGTCCCCGGCCTTCGGCGCCCACGTCTTCGCGGCGGGCACCGGCGGCCACAGCGACTACTTCAAACCGGGCTCCGTGTCCTTGGACAACCTCGCCCGGATCGTCCTCGGAGACACCTCGGAGGTAACCCGTGCGTGA
- the pyrE gene encoding orotate phosphoribosyltransferase → MSDVRGALLQQIKDKAVVHGKVTLSSGKEADYYIDLRRITLDGVAAPLVGQVMLDLTDELDYEAVGGLTLGADPVATAMLHASAARGKTLDAFVVRKAGKAHGLQRRIEGAEVKGRRVLAVEDTSTTGGSVLTAVEALREAGAEVVAVATIVDRDTGAAEAVAEKAGVPYLFAYSKTDLGLD, encoded by the coding sequence ATGAGTGACGTACGCGGCGCGCTGCTGCAGCAGATCAAGGACAAGGCCGTGGTGCACGGCAAGGTGACCCTCTCGTCGGGCAAGGAAGCCGACTACTACATCGACCTTCGCCGGATCACGCTCGACGGTGTGGCCGCGCCGCTCGTCGGTCAGGTCATGCTCGACCTGACCGACGAACTCGACTACGAGGCCGTCGGCGGTCTGACCCTCGGAGCGGACCCGGTCGCGACCGCGATGCTGCACGCCTCCGCCGCGCGCGGGAAGACGCTGGACGCCTTTGTCGTGCGCAAGGCCGGCAAGGCCCACGGCCTCCAGCGTCGCATCGAGGGTGCCGAGGTCAAGGGGCGCCGTGTCCTGGCGGTCGAGGACACCTCCACCACCGGTGGCTCGGTGCTGACCGCGGTGGAGGCGCTGCGCGAAGCCGGTGCCGAGGTCGTCGCCGTGGCCACGATCGTGGACCGGGACACCGGTGCCGCCGAGGCCGTCGCAGAGAAGGCCGGAGTGCCGTACCTCTTCGCCTACTCCAAGACGGATCTCGGCCTGGACTAG